The Candidatus Poribacteria bacterium nucleotide sequence TGAAATTTGTCCTTATCCTTTCATTTTTTGCAGTATCTATTGTTGCTCATGCAGTAGAGATTGAGGACGTGACATTCGGATTCGGCGATGGTTACAGAGTAGGCACATGGGCACCCTTAACTGTAACTGTTCGAAATCATGATGAAGGCACTGTGTTTAGTGGTGAGTTGGTTGTGGAGGTTCGGAACTTTTCTTCGGACATCCCGGTAGAGCGTTACGCTACGTCACTTCACCTTATCGGGCCCGAGCGACAACAGAAAGATTTCTATGTTTACTGCCCGAAAAAGGCTACGCAGCTTGTCATCCGACTTGCCCCCGAAACACCTTCAGAGACTGTAGGGTTAGACAGTGCAGCGTCCGGTCTGATGGAAAATATACTGCTGCCGACACCCATTGCACGCAAAGATTACTTCGTGCTCGTATTGGCTCCGAGCGGCGACACGTTAAAACGGTTTATTGATAAGAAAGAGTTAGAGATTTCCGATGGCGCACAGGTGCATGTCAAGTACCTTCCGAATTCGAGGGCCTTGCCGCGCGACTGGATAGGCTACAATGCTGTTGATGTACTCGTTGTTCGTGAGATTCGCTTAACTGACCGGCGTATCCTGAAAGCACAACAGACAGCAATCCTTGATTGGATACAGCGTGGTGGGACGCTTATTGTTTCCGGCGGTAGTAGTTTTAACTACTTACAGGGCAGTTTTATAGAACCCTTTCTCCCTGTCGAATTGAAGGGCGTAAAAAAAGTGAATACGCTCCCAGTTGCCGTGCTGCAACAACTTAACAGAATCGCAGTCAACGGTCAGCAAGAGGGCGTAACTTCACCAGAAGACTTCTTAACTGAAAGCCGACAGCCGATGGTTGAAAGCCAATTTGAGTGTATCCAGTTTGCTCCGAAAGCAGGATGTGAGGTGTTGATTGGGACGGCGGAGCAGATTTATGTCGCAAAACGGAAATTTGGAGATGGACAGATTCTCTGTTTTGCCTTTGATTACAACGCAACTCTCTTTGGCATCCACCAAAAAAACAGCTTAGGTGGGGTTTCCAATTCTGATGACTCTCTCGCTGAAATGTTCTGGCACGGGTTACTAAGGAGGCACGGTAAATCTCCGCGTCACCTCGCAGACCAATACGCGCTTGCACTCCAACATGAGGAGGAAATTCACAAGCACTTTCTATCTGAGATGCCTACTCGGGTGCCGCTCATTAAACTGTTGGCGATACTTTTACCTATATATCTGCTGGGTTTTGGTGGGTTCTTGTTGTATTTCGGGAGGTCGGGGCAAAAATCACGTGCCTATTGGATAGGCGGATGTCTCTTTGTTCTACTTTCGGTCATTACAGTTGCATCAGCGCAAACAGTCTGGTTTCCGAACACCGTCACAGCGGATAGATTTTCAATTTTATCGGTTTATCCTGAACAGCAGCGCGCACACTTATTGAGTTACGTTTCCCTCAGAGCCGCATCGCGCGCCGAAACATCTATTGACTTCGCACAAGGGACGTTCGTTCGCCATCAGGAGGTTGAGGCGTCAAGGGGGGAACGCCTTCAAAAAATTGGGACATTGATTCAGGATTCACACGTTCAACTGCGGGACTTATCAGTGGATCCGTGGCATCCAACGACGTATGTGGCAGAAGAATTTTTGGCGTTGGATACCCAGCAACTTCCGCACACCCTCGAAAACACGTGGCGCGTTGCAGGAAAAGAGATGGTTTACTTAGGAAACGTCGTGTTAAGGGGTGAATCGGGGTTGGAAACCGATCCTACGTTTGATCCTTCAATGGCACGACTTCGGTTGCGAGTGACACCGAAAATGCCGCCTGATGAGGAATTGGACGGTGCCCGAAAGACATTTGCGCAAATCCTACAGCGAGATTATGTATTGCGGTATCTGGAGGCAGAAGCAAATTTGAATCCCTCACCCTACTTCATGGGGTGGATTTCTCAGGATTTTACTGGCATTATAGCAGATCAGAATATTAACACAAATCATGAAACTTTATTGATTTTTCGTCCCGGTGATTTTTAATTTATGGGCCCCTGAACGGAAAGGAAACCCTTCATCCATCAAACCCACCTGACCGAACTGCAAGGTATAATTAAAAACCGCAAGGTAAAGTAAAAAAATGGATGTGCTATCGCTCGGTATTTATGTCGTTGATGTGTTGGGACGACCAATAGATCAGTTTCCTGAAAAGGGGAAATTAGCCCTCTTTGATGAACTCGAAATCCATACAGGAGGCTGTGCTAACAACACGGCTATTGCACTCACACGCTTAGGTATCTCTGCAGGCGCGATGGGTAAAATTGGCACTGATGCTTTTGGCGACTTGATTCTGCAAAAGCTCATAGATAACGGTGTTGATACAGCGGGCATGCAACAGGATCCGGGTTCCAGTACTTCCTTTACGTTCGTAGCGATCGCCTCCGATGGAGAGAGGACTTTCTACCATTACATCGGTGCGAACGGCGAACTCTGTGAGGCAGACCTTGATTGGGAAGTCATCAAAAGTGCCAAAATTTTGCACATCGCTGGTGCGCTTGTCATGCCACGTTTTGATGGGGCACCGATGGCGAACGTCCTTCAAAAAGCAAAAATTTTAGGAATAACCACCTCACTCGATACAGCCTATGATGCCACAGGAAAATGGATGGAGACACTCGAACCCTGCCTGCCTTACGTAGACATGTTTATGCCAAGCATCGTCGAAGCGCAACATCTCACGGGTATATCTGAGGCTCGCGAAATCGCCCAATTTTTACGGCGTAACTACGGTATCCACACGATTGCTATCAAGATGGGTGAAGACGGCAGTTACGTCTCCACGTCAGAAATGGAGCATTTTGCACCAGCGTATCCTGTGACCGCTGTTGATGCAACAGGGGCAGGGGACGCTTACGTCGCCGGTTTCCTCGCAGGGACTCTCATGGGCTGGGACCTAAAAGCAACGGCGGAATTGGCTTCCGCTACCGGTGCAGCCTGTGTCACCGCCATTGGTACAACTGCCGGTATCCAGAATCTTGAAGAAACCTTAAAAATTAGCCGTCAGCGGTCAGATTTTTAATTTTACCTTGCGGTTCGGTCAGGTGGGTTTCAAGTTTGACGTGCCTTTCCGTA carries:
- a CDS encoding sugar kinase, producing MDVLSLGIYVVDVLGRPIDQFPEKGKLALFDELEIHTGGCANNTAIALTRLGISAGAMGKIGTDAFGDLILQKLIDNGVDTAGMQQDPGSSTSFTFVAIASDGERTFYHYIGANGELCEADLDWEVIKSAKILHIAGALVMPRFDGAPMANVLQKAKILGITTSLDTAYDATGKWMETLEPCLPYVDMFMPSIVEAQHLTGISEAREIAQFLRRNYGIHTIAIKMGEDGSYVSTSEMEHFAPAYPVTAVDATGAGDAYVAGFLAGTLMGWDLKATAELASATGAACVTAIGTTAGIQNLEETLKISRQRSDF